The genomic stretch CTGCATTTCCTTCTTTTGATTTATTTACGGGTACTTTTATTTTAGCATTCTCTCCGGCACCTTCAATTTCTAAAGCATAATTTAAACCTGACCTGATCAGTCCGTGATTATCTTCCCAAAGAACATCTGCAGTAACAATTCCGTCTGGAATGATGGAATATCCTAAAAATTTGTAACCAGCCCACATAGCGTAGGCTTTTTTCACAGGAATATAGATCCCGTCGTTTGCTTGTGAGGGCTCAAAAATATAACTATTTGGAGCCTTCATCCAATCTTTTGCAGCTACTCTCTCGGTTGTTCCGTTACTTTTATCGGGAAACTTATCACCTAAAGTGTCTGTTTTTATGTTCAATGCTGAATATTCTGACTTAGAAAAGTTGTTTTTTGATTTTAATAAATCTTGAGCCTCAGCAGAGAAGAAACAGAAGGCTGCTGCAATACTGTAAAAGTATTTTTTATTCATATTGTCATTTGATTTGGCAAACTAAATAGATTTTCACTAATACAACATAAATCACAAATATCAATTAAATAAAAACCTATAAATAAATTATTTTACAAATTAAATAATCATATGTATATATGTATGAAAAATTCATTCCAAATTATATTGCCCACAAAAATATAGCATTGCATACATTAAAATACAAAGACAGAATTAACTTTTATTAATGAATAATAAAAATTAGGTGAAAAGAGAATTGAAAAGTAAAGCTTAAGGGAGTAAGTAGTTCTTATAAAGTTCGGATGTAAATCTGCCATTTACAATGTTTTTAAAACTGGCAAATACAATAAAATTAAATAAGAAAAGTGCAATGATAAAAGCGTAAATCGTTTTTTTGGTGTTCGCAGAAACCACATACATCGTATTGGGAATAATAATATACGCAAAGCCGATAAAAGCACCTGCCATTCTTGAAGAAAATATACTATTGTTTCTAAACACAAAATACATACAGATCCCTATCACTGCATACACTTTGTGATATTCATAATACGGAAATTTCTCCATCATTTCATCATCAAACGTAAACAGGAAAAATGTAAGAATTGCCAACATACCTTCGGGAATACCAATACCTCCATTCAATCTCTCAGCAGACTGATTCATATACCCGTTGAAACCTTCTACAAGCATACTGTCTGAAGCAAAACCAGTCAGAAAATCTCCGAATACCCTATAAATCTCAAATGGCGAAGCAAAAATCGAAGCGATGATTAAAATCAACATCAAATACTTATTCAAAGGAACGCGAACAAGCCAGTACATTGGTATAAACAGATAACAAACATTGTGAATGCCTGAGGCTATGAACATCCAGAAAAGATAAAGAATAAGTTTTCTCTGTTTGATGTACCGCAACGCAAAATACACAATAAAAGTTCCAAGATTTTGCCTTATCTGTCCGCTTTCCCCAATAAAAAACCCGGGAATAAACATAAATAAAGTAAATGTAAAAGGATAAAAGGTATTATCGTCTGTGTATTCTACTTTAAAAAATACAGCGCAAATAGCAATCACTAATGTAAGGATGTAAAATGGAGCATTAAATACATTGAGCAATACTTTATTGATTAATGCAAATAACCATTCCAGATCTACATTTTCAGAGCCTTGTATATGCA from Chryseobacterium indoltheticum encodes the following:
- a CDS encoding EpsG family protein; the encoded protein is MSLLHPYYLIAIVYMLFFSVQEVFGNKVPKKWFWFLGIYLMIVAGLRENVGPDYGSYVMIYVYADTKEYINIFLKALHIQGSENVDLEWLFALINKVLLNVFNAPFYILTLVIAICAVFFKVEYTDDNTFYPFTFTLFMFIPGFFIGESGQIRQNLGTFIVYFALRYIKQRKLILYLFWMFIASGIHNVCYLFIPMYWLVRVPLNKYLMLILIIASIFASPFEIYRVFGDFLTGFASDSMLVEGFNGYMNQSAERLNGGIGIPEGMLAILTFFLFTFDDEMMEKFPYYEYHKVYAVIGICMYFVFRNNSIFSSRMAGAFIGFAYIIIPNTMYVVSANTKKTIYAFIIALFLFNFIVFASFKNIVNGRFTSELYKNYLLP